In the Primulina eburnea isolate SZY01 chromosome 15, ASM2296580v1, whole genome shotgun sequence genome, ccagtctaagactttgatttctctgtagaatcggtttgtcttggatcaggatatctgtttcctgtattaaaggaaactcgactctttctggataaattgcctgagcaacttttccaaatatctcagggatttcaataaactcatttctaataaataattcagaatgatgtgtattagatagagcatatgaaatttgataggtaatagagtatggcctattaccttctttcatcaaccttttttccttgaagttttgatgcaatgtcaaggctcggctgaaatctcgatctgccaggttgtaggctatccttggatagattactcctacaatctttcctgcacagagatttcctgagattgttcccagactgaatcttgtagattccccattcttttatcgcaaatAGTAATATCAATaggtgaatctatcccttctttgaaagtagcctttatcataatttggattgctccaatatgaatccaggacatagtccttgctacttctatcttgattttttgtaattcctccttaatttcttcggaaggaattaactgtatctccattctatttcctgtaagttctatcgggattgccatttcccttctagaaactttatagattagatgatgctttctgtttcttaggccaagacttcctaagaacttttctacctgtcctgcagagaaaccttgatatctttgtagactcggattttctctcatgattctttgaaccatattatgagatattgttgtctggctgaaAAATCCAGACAGATCTTCATGTGTCTCGtatcgaaacacctcgtcttcaatcagattccgattctgttccatcagattcttcctgacttaagacttcttcttcttcatatatactttcatctgaggcgaTGTCCTCAAAccggtatacttgaataagatcttggtaataaactgttTCTTCAATATTCGGGGTAGGAtcgaagcgtttaatacctctttttttcattttctggacagttgatcgagatatgacctcttgctccacaggTCCAGCAATTGCAatctttgaaactttcattggctcgagtatgagctcttctgaaagctTTTTtcgtaggtgttcttcctgtgcttcgagatgtactcgatgcttgggatgatatcctacttcttgatggtccgctcctttgtccagatttataagatctggctttctgtctagaccaaacagttcttggtttccaagaacttcttccccTTCgggcataaggatgagtcctaaaacttttcctctTATGCttttgtggtttacttccaataattgttggaagatcattttctttacaacacaaaggagttcttttgttgatactcCTTAAtcttttgtaattcttttgtaatgctgccaggtgacaccattctgccaatttttctttaaggaaagaggctcttcttgccaatgtatctggattaccaggtatgtattcccttatgagcatttctctccaagggcttggcatttttgcgaagaaaagctgcatagctatatcttcttcgattCCTGAAATCCATCTATATTTAgcgaataacataatgtattcatccaccaaacatatgtcatgtaattcaagactatacagagcttgagtgtatttcttcttcttctctgtatcttgactgttgaaatagtctacccctataaaatgtgctttaaatagggcagccatttttccagcaatctcactaagagattcaccaGCTAGGACTGACTCCTTCATGTCAAATGaggtcatgtcccaagcaattttcactgatcccataagactcatttctaaaagtttaatgaatccttctttgttgagatcgagtgttcctgctgcaattctcatagcagatgtccaatcatctatgagatcttctctgtttttgaagtctaatacatcaaggttaagcataacctcgtaaggatgtataggatccaaaacagttttcccatagggtgtttggtgcaaaggaatttgatttATCCTTGCCCTTGTCcctgctgggtgtgatcctccaccagtatggaaatcagtttgagattctctcatatttacattatgagatcccatactttcTCTTGGTGGTTCTTatgaagatgaccaggttatagcaggtggtgtttcacccACTGatgtgttcatctttagatctactactttgagatttgcgaaagattccgcaagctcttgtagatcttccagaccaatcctttctaaagttgtcatcagattaatttcttttctgagacaaacttaattagattgatcatcttttcttcttcagttaaaggttttgacaccactctggccttcccttgttgatgtaacaaaggttcagtaCCAAAAGATGGTAGTAACCAACCTCCTGAAGTTCTCCTACtggaacttggttgttgttccagtttctgaattcttgtttgaatatcctttaaggttacaagaatttcttcttgtttctctaGAATTTTCTCAACTCGTTGAGGTACATAATATAGCAAAGTGCCATAGGTTTGTACCGTTTTTTAGATTTCTCTAAGATCTGACGAAATCTTAGAGGAATCGGGTGTTATTTCCAGAAACTTATTGTTCTGTATCATAACTTTACCTGagattttacctgagggtgctgAATCTTCCCTTTCTGgttctgatatctaacaatagttagatgaccttgtttatattccaaaatattggaatattccttgtaaattattttccttgaaccgaagttcggattcataattttttcgaaattctccttcaCATACAAGtagttactagtaataataaaatttgtgtttgaaataaatcaacataaggctctgataccattttcggGTCAGTGCCCCAACTCAGAGCTCCACCTTTTGCATCAGGAGATGAGGGATCCAAGGATCAATCACAGGGTGACACCCCAAAAGATACCTATCAGTTTGCTAACCTCATCTctgtatcagagctaaggttatCCCCTACGGAGAGTCGTGCTTCGTGTCAGATCACACGATAGAGGCTCGGGGCTTTTTATAAGCTCTGATACTATTTTCGGGGAGCGCGGGgatcaattaaaatcaattaaagttAAAAGGGAATGAAGGGCAAATATGGCAATTTGAAACAAAGTTTCTCTTTCCATGTACTAAAACCAAAATCCTTTTATAAAATGTACTGAATCTCAATTAACCCTTAATCATTTACCAATATTCTAGAAAGTCATAATTATTTATCTTATGCTTTCTTCATCAATTGTTttctatatatacatattatatgtatatacacacaagattttatttttataagttATTGTCATTTTCAATGTTTCACTTGTTGCTAAGTTGACTCTGTTTTATAATTTCTACATTTACATAATCATTTTTCTCTGCAAATTCCAATCAATTAATAAAGActatatattaaaattcatgATTTAACTCTCCACGAATTGAATTTTTTCTAGATATTCTATATTAAACAAAGACAAATATATGTTAAGTCTATCCCACCGCATGCACCGCCTACACCATGATAATGTGGTGGTCTTCAATACCCGAATGAGGTGAAGTTTGAAGAACATCTGAATAGCTTAAAAATGGTCGGACGAAGCTGCAGCAACTCTGAAATATTGTAGAGAAGATATCAATCAAGCTTAGTTTTGATTTAGAATTTAAATAGTTTTCaggataaaattttaaaaaacaaaacctGGAAAAATGGGTGTCTAAGAGCCTTTATCGCCGCAGGCCTCTTGGATGGATCCCAAGAACAAAGAGACTATATTTAGCGGGAAAAACTTGTGAGATTGAGAAATATAATCTTAAAAACAAATATGATATCAAAAAACTTTCCCTTACTTTGATAAGATCGATCGCGTCCTTGCTAACGCCCGGCATCGATGCCGAAAGGTGGACACCAGAAatctaatatatataaaattttagaaaaatacgtatagtacataaaaaaaaatagtgttAGGGAGCAAATCAAACACTCACCTGCGGAAAGTTGTAATTCATGGCTTTGGCGAGTTCAAGGCCCTCTGGCCATTCATTCTTGGTCGGACTCCCTATTACGCAACTTATTTTATGAAGTTCGTCTGCTTCACTGCATTAAAATATTCAATGTTGTTTTGAAAAGGCCAAAATCAAAGGAGAACATAATGCTGAATATTAGAAACAGAGACTAAGTTGGGgagaaagaagaaaagaaatctcCATTATCATTTTTCCCAAATGAATTCAAATGTGTTTACAAGTATTTATATGAAAGACGAGAATAAAGCTAATGCATATCAGAACAATCAAAATGAGAAATAGAGAAAATACTAAAAGCGTGTTTTCCCAGTtgcattttatataatattcaaTATGCCCCTCAAGATGGAGCATGTATGTTGATGGTTCCCATCTTGGACAGCAGCAGTTTGAACTGAGTTGGAAGCAATGGTTTAGTGAGCAATTCAGCAATTTGCAACGCGGACAACACATGTAGAAGCTTAATGATTTTGGCATGAAGCTTTTCTCGAATCAAATGACAGTCGATTTCAATATGCTTGGTCTGTTTGTGGAATACCGAATTGGAAGCAATATGCATTGCAGATTGGCTGCCACATAAAAGAGTGGCTGGTTCATCTTGTGCAACTCGCAGATCCTCAAGCAGTGAAATGATCCATACTATTTCACATGTAACAATAGCCATGGCTCGATATTCTGCTTCTGAAGATGATCGAGAGACGTCTCTTGTTTCTTGGATTTCCAGGATACCAAAGAATCTCCAAGGAACACACAAAAACCGGTAACAGATCGACGAGTATCAGGGCACGCTGCCCAATAAGAATCAGAGAAGGAATTAATTTGAAGGTCATTAGAGGTGGCATAAAACAACCCTTGACCAACGGTCCCTTTGATATATCGAAGAACCTTGTACACTGCATCCAAACGTGCTAGTCCCGGTTTGGCAACATATTGGCTTAATTTGTTAACAGCATATGATAAATCTGGGCGAGTGATGGTGAGATATATGAGTCTACCCATCATTCTCCGATATTGAGAAGAATCTTCAAGCAAGTCAATGTCCTCTTGATTCAATTTAGAACCAAAATCCATAGGGGTGGAGCGAGGCTTGCACCCAAGCATGCCCGAATCAGTGAGGAGTTGAAGGGCATAGTGACGCTGACAGATGGAAATGCCCTGAGCAGACCGCGCAACCTCAATGCCAAGGAAGTGTTTTAGATTGCCCAAATCTTTCAGTTTGAACTGACCATCTAGTAGAACTTTTAATTGGGCAGCTTCTTCTTCACTGTTGGTAGCAatgacaatgtcatcaacatacacaaGTAAGGCCAGAAACACATTGCCTCGAGCTGGAACGAACAATGAGTTATCAGCAAGTGACTGAGTAAAATCAATCTGAATAAAGGTGGATGAGAATTTTTCAAACCACTGACGCGAGGCTTGCTTAAGGCCATACAATGACTTGTGCAATCTACACACTGGCTGTGGTGGTAAAGGCTCCCCCTGGCGTTGATATCCGGGAGGTAATGACATATACACTTCTTCATGTAGGTCACCATGCAAAAAAGCATTGTTGACATCGAGTTGTATCAAAGACCATCCACGACCAGCTACTACGGCTATTAGAGTTTTGATTGTCACAAGTTTAGCAACAGGGGAAAATGTTTCGAAATAATCAATGCCCTCCTGTTGTGTAAACCCTTTGGCAACAAGGCGAGCTTTATAGCGTTCGAGTGAGCTATCAGCCTGAAACTTGGCCTTGTATACCCATTTACAGCCAACTACACTTTTGCAGGGGAAGGGAGGTAATGGACCACGTACCATTACGTTCGAGTGCTCGTAGTTCTTCATCCATAGCCTGTCGCGACTCCGATTGAACAACAGCTTGAGCAAACGTTCATGGTTCAATGATGGAAGATATGTTATTAATAAATGTCCGATAATGGAAAGACAGTCTATGTGAAGAGAGGACAGAGGATAAGGGATGAGCAGTGGATGAAGAGAGGCTAGTGGAGGTGGTGGCATAACAATGGTAATCACGAAGGTGAGTTGGTGTTGTGATATGACGGCGTGAGCGAAGGGACTCACAGTGAGAAGTGTCAATTGGAATGCTTCTTTGGGTGGGTAAAATGTTGTCAGaaaagaactcaatatcgacTGGAGTGGAGGAAACATCTTTGAAAGGGAATGAGTGTTCATGGAATATGACATCCCGAGAGATATAAATTTCATTGGTGTCGAGTTTGAGCAATTTGTAACCCTTATATCCAGGAGGATATCCTAGAAAAACCGATCTAATAGCACGGGCATCAAATTTAGTTCGGGTATGAGGTAGAGTGGATCCAAAACAAAGGCAACCGAAGACCTTTAGGTGGGAAAAAACAGGGACTTTGTTATGAAGTAACTCAAAAGAGGTCTTGTGGGATAAAAGGAGATAAGGTGTCCGGTTGATGGGATATACAGCAGTGAAGATGCAGTCGCTCCAATACAAGAGATCATCCAGAGGTGGACGTTGGATCGAATTATCTACAAAACTGAGCTTATTTTTGGTTGTGAGCGCCATGGACATTGCTCGATTCCATGTGTTGTAATTGTTTCCAGAAAGTGGATGTGAGACAAGGATCAATCCAGGATGATCACCGTTTTGCAACAGAAAAAAGGCTACCAGAATCGTCAATAGCAGTGCAATTCCCTGATCCAATCGCTGCGTGATTTGGAGCCTGATTTGCTTGATTTCCCTTCGCCATGAGGAGGAGGCGTTTGCACCcttaaagctctgataccatattagAAACAGAGACTAAGTTGGGgagaaagaagaaaagaaatctcCATTATCATTTTTCCCAAATGAATTCAAGTGTGTTTGCAGTATTTAtatgaaaaacaaaaataaagctAATGCATATCAGAACAATCAAAATGAGAAATAGAGAAAATACTAAAAGAGTGTTTTCTCAGTTGCCTTTTATATAATATACAATACTGAATAATGGATTCAGAGGTAAATCATGAATTCTATTGATGCAAACCAGACAAGAAAATATGTACCAACGAGCACACGTCCATTATCTTCAAAGGAGGACTACGAATGTGTACGTACCTTGAGCCCGGAAACAAAGCGCGAATAGTAAACAGTTCGGCCATTATAGCACCCATAGCCCACATGTCTACCAAGTAGAGGGCGAAAATATAATGTCACAAGGAGAATAACAAATTTATCATCAACTAATGTGTGTCGTATACGTACCGACTAGCGGACCGTAAGTTGGAGAACCTAGTAGAACTTCAGGGCCCGATACCTGCAAGATAAAACCAAGTTGAGTGACAAGCAAAATCGCAAGTTATTTACATGAGAGAACATACAGCAGCTACTCGCCAGCGTGTTGTGACATAATCTGTAAATAGAGGGTGAGAATCAATCTCACGGGTCATACCAAGATCAGCAATTTTTATGAGATCCTTTGGTGCCAACAAGTTTTCTGTCGAAATATATGAACAAGATATTTTGACCAAACATTACAAAGGCAATTGAACACTAGATTTTACATACTTAACAGACTTCATCCAATCGATAACTAACTAATAGAGCTTGCTGAAGACTACAGTTAGTTAACCTGGCTTGAGGTCACGATGGAAGTATCCACGTTGATGCATGTGTTCAAGACCTTCAAATACTTGGAAGCACCATATTCTCACTTCAGATTCAGAAAATCGTTTTCGGCTGTTGAGCGCCGCCGCAAGTTCGAGTACCGTCTCAAAAGACCGAGCCCCCTCAAGCAAGATTTGTTAGCAAGTCAGTCTCTAATTAGCAagtcagtatatatatatatatatatatatactaggatggtgcacgtgcgttgcacgtgaaATGTATTTGTCGGTGATTTTTTGAAAAGAATATACATAAATTTGTGTATTTTCTGAGTTTGTTTAATATTAGTTTTTTTCTTAATGATAATGACATTTCATGTAATATATTAGAAACGTTGGATTATAAgcaaatatgtttttttaaagcaACAAAAGTCGAAAGAGGTTCTTACAAATGGCTTGATGGGTATCCTCAATATAATTTGCATATATAGATATTTAATGCAGCAAAAGTTATTATCcctatttttcttgttttatttGAAATTTTCGTAGCAAATTCTTTGATTTCGATGTAGCTTGCGATCTCATCTTTTTTGTATAATCTTCCAATGTTTCATCGTCGTCGATCTCTATTTCATATATGTTGTAATAATTTTTACTTGATTATTAATCTTCTTGTAGTCTTCAACAGGATATCTAATTAATGCCTCGACAACTTCTTCAGAGATTGTAATCCTAGCAATATTTGTACCATCATCCAACAAAATTGATAATCTATACATGCAAGATTGAATTTGTAGTTTTCAATATTAATGttagatatataaatatatggcaGATGTAAAATTTGAATATATAGTATTACTTGGGAACTATCTGGACTTGTAATTTTAAGCAATTTAGACAAGCAAGACCATTCGACATTTTTGTACCCGCTTTGAGACAATGATCACAAGCTTCATAGTATGGTAAAGAAACATTCTCAATCTCATTGATAGTTCCTTTCAAATAGTAATATGCACTCTATATCCCAAAAAAAGTTCGATCATTAATGATAATTTAAATTTGTTAGGTTTTTGGTTTTATTCAACGATGATCATTAACACCGATTAAGAAATATGAGTTCTCTACAACTGGAATAAGCAGACTAAATtcaataagacatgtatataaataaatacTCAAACCTCCGTTAAATTTGTCGCCTTCTTAATTACTTTGTCAATTGTTTCACACTCAGAGTCAACAAACATTTTCTTCATCCAAATAGTAATTAGTTTTTCGCGCCTCTCTTCTGTGCGTCCAACCTGTTTATAAATATTTGTTCGAAAACAAGCgatagatttttttttagaaaaaagagATGGAGTAGACTCAAGATATGAGGAAATTAAATGCATAATTATTGGTGATAGACAAAAATGATGAATAATATCTTTTGACACATATATAAATGTTAATGTTGAGATTGAAACGCAAACTTCGAAAATGTTAAAATGAGAAGAAATCTAATGCTTTTTGATGAGTTATTAGATCCATGATAGTTGATATAGAGAAGTCATAATTTGCCATGAATTTGCAGCATATGTGTGGGTGCATGGTGggttaaaaaaaacatatgtaGTTTGCATTAATTTCAATTGATATACTCTTGTTTGATATTAGATGAAAAAATTGATGGGGTTTGTTCATAACAAACAAATAAACAATGAACAATTACTGTTACATTCCGAATCagaattataaaattatttttttccctCCTACCTCTGTGTAGGTCAACCTCCTGCCGTCACCCTGGTGGCCGTGCAGGTTAAATTCCTCCACGCAATTGCACTTGGTGTGGCGGTGAAACGTTGAAAAGTTCTCATATCACTTAACATGGATCTTCACAAGATAACAAATTTGGTTGCGGAATTCCGTCTCTCAACAACAAACGAAAAGGATGAGCCCTTAAATCTCAATGACGTCGATGTGAAGATAGGAGAGAAAAGCATTGCAAACTGTCTGGTGGCCAAAGTTCTCTCATCAAAGACGGTCAACCATGAAGCATTTAAATTACAAATGCCCAGAATCTTACAAGCCGCTCGCCCGATAGAGGTAGGATCCATTGGTAATAATTTCTTCTTATTGGATTTCAAATCTACACAGGATAAATCTCGGGCTCTACGAGGGGGACCATGGAACTTCTTTAGGGATTTGGTGATATTTAAAGAACCCCACGATCTACAAAACCCCAAGACACTGAATTATGATGAAATCAGTTTTTGGATACAATGCTATAACTTACCATTGTTATTCATGAACAAAGAAATCTTGACAAAAGTGGGTAATCAGATCGGGATTGTGGAGGAAGTAGATACACGCTCTAATGGCCTATCAATGGGGGATTATGCACGTATTCGGGTGAAGATAGATATCACAAAGCCTTTGAAAAAATTCGTACGGATAACTGCTCCCCAAAATAACGAAGACATCATCGCATTACTAGCATATGAAAGGCTGCCCGATTTCTGCTATAACTGTGGTTGCATTGGACATTCGATCCGGGAGTGTGAGAATCCTATACCAGTGAACGGAAAATTAGAGTTTGGAACCTGGCTACAAGCAACGAACGGGGGAGGCAGGGAGAAGAATAGAAAATACACACAAAGCAAACCATATCACAGCAGAGACAACTCTCCACCTAATAATTATGCAAGGAATGATGAGGCAAACAGTGACATCCAAGTAACACAAACAGGAGTGGGAAATTCTGGATTGTTAACTTCACCTACTCAAGAGGAAGAGAGCCCGAGGCAGATCCTTACACGGGTCATTGAACCCCCTGCCAAATCCCAGGATTTTAACACACATAAACAATCACCAAGTAGTGGCCAAAAGACGTGGAAGCGTCGAGCACGGGAGAAAGGTAATCTAGTAATTCCAACACTAGACCAGCAAGAGAAAAATTCAGAGAATATAGGCCAAGGGATTCCACGGAACCATCCCAGTCCTCAAAAGAAGCGCACTTTCAGTGAGATATTGGACCCCGTCACATCTGAATCAGCGGCGGTGATTGCAAAGCAACACCGCCGATCACTATGAACTGCATATGTTGGAATGCTCGAGGGCTTGGGAACCAACGAGCATTCCGAGAATTAAAGCGACTCGTCGCAGAAAAGGACCCAACCCTTCTCTTTCTATGTGAAACTAAGATGAAGGGCTCTAACATCCGATGGTGGAAGACGATTCTTGGATTTAATGGCCTATTTGCGGTGGACTGTATAGGTAGGAGTGGTGGTTTGG is a window encoding:
- the LOC140814330 gene encoding cyclin-dependent kinase F-4-like produces the protein MLSDMRTFQRFTATPSAIAWRNLTCTATRVGRTEERREKLITIWMKKMFVDSECETIDKVIKKATNLTESAYYYLKGTINEIENVSLPYYEACDHCLKAGTKMSNGLACLNCLKLQVQIVPKLSILLDDGTNIARITISEEVVEALIRYPVEDYKKINNQGARSFETVLELAAALNSRKRFSESEVRIWCFQVFEGLEHMHQRGYFHRDLKPENLLAPKDLIKIADLGMTREIDSHPLFTDYVTTRWRVAAVFLLGSPTYGPLVDMWAMGAIMAELFTIRALFPGSSEADELHKISCVIGSPTKNEWPEGLELAKAMNYNFPQISGVHLSASMPGVSKDAIDLIKSLCSWDPSKRPAAIKALRHPFFQSCCSFVRPFLSYSDVLQTSPHSGIEDHHIIMV